In a single window of the Aminomonas paucivorans DSM 12260 genome:
- a CDS encoding dipeptidase has protein sequence MKAGKRTLLLLALTAVLSAAPVWACTTLIVTVGATTDGSTFVGHSDDDDLCDQRIVYVPAADHPKGARRPVYASAVALGEFPKFRCFLTPRLVDPDRAPAYGGPAALRSVPLGFIPQVPHTYAYFDGSYGIMNEHQLMFGECTDGVRQNLDPEPGKRIFYSSELSRVALERCRTAREAVRLMGNLLETYGYYGTGETLPVADPQEAWVMEMAPSPDGTGGLWVARRVPDGEVFVAANEFRIRDVDPKDPDLMIGSKLFETARRHGLWKPEDGPLDWLKVASLGEYNHPYYSLRRVWRVLDRVAPSRGFSPWVECGTTRAYPFSVKPDRKLSLRDVAALFRDHYEGTPFDLTAGVGAGPFGNPDRFYGPYDGQGDVGDPKRKLDGAWERPISVTYCGYTTLCQGRSWLPDPIGGVCWIGPDKPSETCFIPFHVGVRDLPPSFQVVDPQVFNRKAAWWAFNFTAHWAWLRYDRIHADIAAKRDGMEASFLRSLEEQDRKALALHRTSPAKARDFLTRADRARADRTVADWWAFADRLIVRYNDGFLNEPGKMAQPLGYPRNWLDGTEWRSGPTTYAPKP, from the coding sequence ATGAAGGCAGGCAAACGCACCCTTCTGCTCCTCGCCCTGACCGCGGTCCTTTCGGCGGCCCCCGTCTGGGCCTGCACCACCCTGATCGTCACGGTGGGAGCCACCACCGACGGCTCCACCTTCGTGGGCCACTCGGACGACGACGATCTCTGCGACCAGCGCATCGTCTACGTCCCTGCGGCGGACCACCCCAAGGGGGCCAGGCGCCCGGTGTACGCCAGCGCCGTGGCCCTGGGAGAGTTTCCGAAGTTCCGGTGCTTCCTGACCCCCCGACTGGTGGACCCGGACCGGGCCCCCGCCTACGGCGGCCCGGCGGCCCTGCGCTCGGTGCCTCTGGGCTTCATCCCCCAGGTGCCCCACACCTACGCCTACTTCGACGGTTCCTACGGCATCATGAACGAACACCAGCTCATGTTCGGGGAGTGCACCGACGGGGTACGGCAGAACCTGGATCCGGAGCCGGGGAAGCGGATCTTCTACTCCTCCGAGCTGTCTCGTGTGGCCCTGGAGCGGTGCCGCACCGCCCGGGAGGCGGTGCGCCTCATGGGGAATCTGCTGGAGACCTACGGTTACTACGGCACCGGGGAGACCCTTCCCGTGGCGGACCCCCAGGAGGCCTGGGTGATGGAGATGGCTCCTTCCCCCGACGGGACCGGGGGGCTCTGGGTGGCCCGGCGGGTGCCCGACGGGGAGGTCTTCGTGGCGGCCAACGAGTTCCGCATCCGGGACGTGGACCCTAAGGACCCGGACCTGATGATCGGGTCGAAGCTCTTCGAGACGGCGAGGCGTCACGGCCTCTGGAAGCCCGAGGACGGCCCCTTGGACTGGCTGAAGGTCGCCAGCCTGGGGGAGTACAACCACCCCTACTACTCCCTCCGGCGGGTGTGGCGGGTCCTGGACCGGGTAGCTCCCTCCCGGGGCTTCTCTCCCTGGGTGGAGTGCGGCACCACCCGGGCCTACCCCTTCTCGGTGAAGCCGGACCGCAAGCTCTCCCTGCGGGACGTGGCGGCCCTCTTCCGGGACCACTACGAGGGCACCCCCTTCGACCTCACCGCGGGGGTCGGGGCGGGGCCCTTCGGCAACCCGGACCGGTTCTACGGCCCCTACGACGGGCAGGGGGACGTGGGGGACCCGAAGCGCAAGCTGGACGGGGCCTGGGAACGCCCCATCTCCGTGACCTACTGCGGCTACACCACCCTCTGCCAGGGACGGAGCTGGCTGCCCGACCCCATCGGGGGGGTGTGCTGGATCGGGCCGGACAAGCCCTCGGAGACCTGCTTCATCCCCTTCCACGTGGGGGTGCGGGACCTGCCCCCGTCCTTCCAGGTGGTGGACCCCCAGGTCTTCAACCGCAAGGCCGCCTGGTGGGCCTTCAACTTCACCGCCCACTGGGCGTGGCTTCGCTACGACCGGATCCACGCCGACATCGCCGCCAAGCGGGACGGCATGGAGGCCTCGTTCCTCCGCTCCCTGGAGGAACAGGACCGCAAGGCCCTGGCGCTGCACCGGACCTCCCCCGCCAAGGCCCGGGACTTCCTGACCCGGGCGGACCGGGCCCGGGCAGACAGGACCGTGGCGGACTGGTGGGCCTTCGCGGACCGGCTCATCGTGCGCTACAACGACGGCTTCCTCAACGAGCCGGGGAAGATGGCCCAGCCCCTGGGGTACCCCCGGAACTGGCTGGACGGGACGGAGTGGCGCTCCGGCCCCACCACCTACGCCCCCAAGCCCTGA
- a CDS encoding diguanylate cyclase translates to MMERDDLIGHADTLRNAEILVVEDSLTQAKRLERVLRENGFAVRVARDGQAGLDAAREQRPTVIITDVMMPRMDGFEMCRCIKEDRALREIPVMVLTSLSDPQDIIRGLHCGADNFLTKPYGEEYLLRRLRHILSNQELRREGHSQMSVEVFFAGERHKLTADRMQIIDLLLSTFEAAVMQTEQIERLNGETRDAREEAKQLQENFRTLLENLEDAVAVVGQDGLVRYANGAAHLLLGDAVREGTAFPFPLTEEKREVSLVLPDGTPLIADLRVTGSTWNRELVSLATLRDVTETALMRERLKQEALTDYLTGLYNRRGFMTLGEDRLQLAARLGQTLACLFLDLDGFKHVNDTLGHDEGDEVLRDTAEALKETFRASDLIGRIGGDEFAVLLLCDESDQVETLRTRLETALETVNQRTSRPYRLALSMGLATKAPGEVLSLEDLMDTADKRMYKDKIARKGSEAR, encoded by the coding sequence ATGATGGAACGGGACGATCTGATCGGCCACGCCGACACCCTCCGGAACGCGGAGATCCTGGTGGTGGAGGACAGCCTCACCCAGGCCAAACGGCTGGAGCGGGTCCTGCGGGAGAACGGCTTCGCCGTCCGGGTGGCCCGGGACGGCCAGGCGGGCCTGGATGCAGCCCGGGAGCAGCGCCCCACGGTGATCATCACCGACGTGATGATGCCCCGCATGGACGGCTTCGAGATGTGCCGCTGCATCAAGGAGGACCGGGCCCTTCGGGAGATCCCCGTGATGGTCCTCACCTCCCTCTCGGACCCCCAGGACATCATCCGGGGGCTCCACTGCGGGGCGGACAACTTCCTCACCAAACCCTACGGGGAGGAATACCTCCTCCGTCGGCTTCGGCACATCCTCTCAAACCAGGAACTCCGCCGGGAGGGACACTCCCAGATGTCCGTGGAGGTCTTCTTCGCGGGGGAACGGCACAAGCTCACTGCGGACCGGATGCAGATCATCGACCTGCTCCTGTCCACCTTCGAGGCGGCGGTGATGCAGACCGAGCAGATCGAACGGCTCAACGGAGAGACCCGGGACGCCCGGGAGGAGGCCAAGCAGCTCCAGGAGAACTTCCGCACCCTGCTGGAGAACCTGGAGGACGCGGTGGCGGTGGTGGGACAGGACGGGCTGGTGCGGTACGCCAACGGGGCGGCGCATCTGCTTCTGGGGGACGCGGTCCGAGAGGGGACGGCCTTCCCCTTCCCCCTGACGGAGGAAAAACGGGAGGTCTCCCTGGTGCTCCCCGACGGGACCCCCCTGATCGCGGACCTGCGGGTCACCGGCTCCACCTGGAACCGGGAGCTGGTCTCCCTGGCCACCCTCCGGGACGTCACGGAGACGGCGCTGATGCGGGAACGGCTCAAGCAGGAAGCGCTGACGGACTACCTCACGGGGCTGTACAACCGCCGGGGCTTCATGACCCTGGGGGAGGATCGGCTCCAACTGGCGGCCCGCCTGGGGCAGACTTTGGCCTGTCTTTTCCTGGACCTGGACGGCTTCAAACACGTCAACGACACCCTGGGACACGACGAGGGGGACGAAGTCCTCCGGGACACCGCCGAAGCCCTGAAGGAGACCTTCCGGGCTTCGGACCTCATCGGACGCATTGGGGGGGACGAGTTCGCGGTGCTCCTGCTCTGCGACGAATCGGACCAGGTGGAGACCCTCCGAACCCGCCTGGAAACGGCCCTGGAAACGGTCAACCAACGGACTTCCCGCCCCTACCGGCTGGCCCTGAGCATGGGCCTGGCCACCAAGGCCCCAGGGGAGGTCCTGTCCCTGGAAGACCTGATGGACACGGCGGACAAGCGCATGTACAAGGACAAGATCGCTCGGAAGGGCTCGGAAGCCCGCTAG
- a CDS encoding YcbK family protein — translation MNRRGIPEREDLRCRCCGALVLHEPLYGALRELARRWGGVRVTSGYRCPSHNRRVGGVPGSLHTRGRAVDLACPASRQGELLALAKELGFDQRIPYPSRGFVHLGWRRK, via the coding sequence ATGAACCGGCGGGGCATCCCCGAACGGGAGGACCTGCGCTGCCGATGCTGCGGCGCCCTGGTGCTTCACGAGCCCCTCTACGGGGCACTGCGGGAGCTGGCTCGCCGCTGGGGCGGGGTGCGGGTCACCAGCGGCTACCGCTGTCCCTCCCACAACCGGAGGGTGGGGGGAGTTCCGGGCAGCCTCCACACCCGGGGGCGGGCGGTCGACCTGGCCTGCCCCGCCTCCCGGCAGGGGGAGCTGTTGGCCCTGGCGAAGGAACTGGGGTTCGACCAGCGGATCCCCTATCCCTCCCGGGGTTTCGTCCATCTGGGATGGCGCCGCAAATGA
- a CDS encoding DUF2922 domain-containing protein, with protein MKTLRMEFSTPEGKSFLLSLPNAKDGLTEVAVQTAMNALVTQNVFTSTLSAPTSAEVVDRTATVLFGA; from the coding sequence ATGAAGACCCTTCGCATGGAGTTTTCCACCCCCGAGGGCAAGAGCTTCCTGCTCTCCCTGCCCAATGCCAAGGACGGCCTGACGGAAGTTGCCGTGCAGACCGCCATGAACGCCCTGGTGACGCAGAACGTGTTCACCAGCACCCTGTCCGCTCCCACGAGCGCCGAGGTGGTGGACCGCACCGCCACGGTGCTCTTCGGGGCCTAG
- a CDS encoding nucleotidyltransferase family protein has translation MDIDRVRDILRQNNALLLQHHVRSLSVFGSVVRGEAGPDSDIDLLVEFQPNVAVGLFEFIRLKNELSTLLGMKVDLGTPDALHPALKEEILKEAVHVA, from the coding sequence ATGGACATCGACAGGGTCCGAGACATCCTACGCCAAAACAATGCATTGCTGCTTCAACACCACGTACGTTCTTTATCCGTTTTCGGTTCGGTTGTGCGGGGTGAGGCTGGGCCGGACAGCGACATCGATCTCCTGGTGGAGTTTCAACCGAACGTGGCTGTGGGGCTGTTTGAATTTATCCGGTTGAAAAACGAACTGAGCACCCTGCTGGGCATGAAGGTGGACCTGGGTACCCCCGATGCGCTTCACCCCGCCCTCAAAGAAGAGATTCTCAAGGAGGCCGTCCATGTTGCATAG
- a CDS encoding DUF1659 domain-containing protein gives MASYNTLKSSMSLVLDLGVGPDGKGKSKTVTLSRLKASATADAVDAVADALSPLLAYPVLEVLKTDTDGVAD, from the coding sequence ATGGCAAGCTACAACACCCTGAAGAGCAGCATGTCCCTGGTACTGGACCTGGGGGTGGGACCGGACGGCAAGGGCAAGAGCAAGACCGTCACCCTGTCCCGCCTCAAGGCGAGCGCCACCGCCGATGCGGTGGACGCGGTGGCCGACGCCCTGTCCCCCCTTCTGGCCTATCCGGTTCTGGAAGTGCTCAAGACCGACACCGACGGCGTTGCCGATTAG
- a CDS encoding phenylacetate--CoA ligase family protein, with the protein MTFEELYRIAASRVPAYRRFLTQRLGSVPEVVSREDFAALPLTSKKDYVKAFPLEDLCLDGTLEGKHVLCRSSGSTGKPTYWPQMPEQERYVADYLYTDLDEDLQISLRPALALVVLGLGSWISGELTTWGLRTLGIQKGHLTLATPGINLEEAAEILEEFGPRFPQTVLYSYPPFAKRLLEMASDRGVDLSVLRVSLRLAGEGYSERYRDHVNRLLGYPEGHLTSVVSGYGSTDFGSAGKETPLCVAIRRALYEGNLTEKVLGVPDLPSVCQYDPAAHLLEVVEGELVASKYQAVPLVRYRSGDRGELVPFREMMARLADAGVDPLRVLEERGCRTDRVRELPFVLVHGRIDGGVTFFAANILVGQVQGALETDPVLAGAFTGAFQLRCAETEDLSSVLEIRAELRPGATAPEDGAPRLARELARRSTEYAAVWESNGDRALPRIVPVEPGSLYSSTKVRYLDR; encoded by the coding sequence ATGACCTTCGAGGAGCTTTACCGCATCGCCGCATCCAGGGTTCCCGCCTACCGACGCTTCCTGACCCAGCGCCTCGGCTCCGTGCCGGAGGTCGTCTCCCGGGAGGACTTTGCCGCCCTTCCCCTCACCTCGAAGAAGGACTACGTGAAGGCCTTCCCCCTGGAGGACCTGTGCCTGGACGGCACCCTGGAGGGCAAACACGTCCTCTGCCGCAGCTCCGGCAGCACCGGCAAACCCACCTACTGGCCCCAGATGCCCGAACAGGAACGCTACGTGGCGGACTACCTCTACACGGACCTGGACGAGGACCTCCAGATCAGCCTGCGCCCCGCCCTGGCCCTGGTGGTGTTGGGCCTGGGCTCCTGGATCAGCGGGGAACTCACCACCTGGGGGCTGCGCACCCTGGGGATCCAGAAGGGACACCTCACCCTGGCCACCCCGGGGATCAACCTGGAGGAGGCGGCGGAGATCCTGGAGGAGTTCGGCCCTCGCTTTCCCCAGACGGTGCTCTACAGCTACCCTCCCTTCGCCAAGCGCCTCCTGGAGATGGCCTCGGATCGGGGAGTGGACCTGTCGGTGCTGCGGGTGAGCCTGCGCCTCGCCGGGGAAGGGTATTCGGAGCGGTACCGGGATCACGTGAACCGCCTGCTGGGGTACCCGGAGGGGCACCTCACCTCCGTGGTCTCCGGCTACGGCTCCACGGACTTCGGCAGCGCCGGGAAGGAGACCCCCCTCTGCGTCGCCATCCGTCGGGCCCTGTACGAGGGGAACCTGACGGAAAAGGTCCTGGGGGTGCCGGACCTTCCCTCGGTCTGCCAGTACGACCCGGCGGCGCACCTCCTAGAGGTGGTGGAGGGGGAACTGGTGGCCTCCAAGTACCAGGCGGTGCCCCTGGTGCGCTATCGCAGCGGCGACCGGGGGGAGCTGGTCCCCTTCCGGGAGATGATGGCCCGGCTGGCCGACGCGGGGGTCGACCCCCTGCGGGTCCTGGAGGAGCGGGGGTGCCGGACCGACCGGGTCCGGGAGCTGCCCTTCGTGCTGGTGCACGGCCGCATCGACGGAGGGGTCACCTTCTTCGCCGCCAACATCCTGGTGGGGCAGGTGCAGGGGGCCCTGGAGACGGACCCGGTCCTGGCGGGAGCCTTTACCGGGGCCTTCCAGCTTCGGTGCGCCGAGACGGAGGATCTGTCCTCGGTCCTGGAGATCCGGGCGGAACTTCGTCCCGGGGCCACCGCCCCGGAGGACGGAGCGCCCCGCCTGGCCCGGGAGCTGGCCAGGCGCAGCACCGAGTACGCCGCGGTCTGGGAGAGCAACGGAGACCGGGCCCTGCCCCGGATCGTCCCCGTGGAGCCCGGCAGCCTCTACTCCAGCACCAAGGTCCGCTACCTGGACCGGTAG
- the cheB gene encoding chemotaxis-specific protein-glutamate methyltransferase CheB → MIRVLVTDDSEVFRKLLGNLLERDPEIRVTGQASSGEEAVERVLRQPDAFDVVIMDVQMPGMGGLEATRRLMGTAPLPIVVVSACWSPEEIDLTFRAMDAGALEILPKPRDGEPLESYAQELTAKVRRAASVRVLLPAPRHRAPKRLPPLRSEELQVVAVGASTGGPQALKVLLPRLPAAFPLPLLLVQHITPGFEEGFADWLDRSGPLRVRLARRGDDLIPGQVLVAPAGTHLELDPSCRVLLTQAPPEHGVRPAASVLFRSVTRRFGGDAAAVLLSGMGTDGAQEMRLLRDRGGTTFAQDAPSSLIWGMPGEAVRLAGAEQVLPPERIAAALAALARRPDEDDAPPREGGTKP, encoded by the coding sequence ATGATTCGGGTGCTGGTGACGGACGACTCGGAAGTCTTCCGCAAGCTCTTGGGCAACCTGCTGGAGAGGGACCCGGAGATCCGCGTGACGGGACAGGCCTCCTCGGGAGAGGAGGCGGTGGAACGGGTCCTGAGGCAGCCCGACGCCTTCGACGTGGTCATCATGGACGTGCAGATGCCCGGGATGGGGGGACTGGAGGCCACGAGGCGCCTCATGGGAACCGCCCCCCTGCCCATCGTGGTGGTCAGCGCCTGCTGGTCCCCCGAGGAGATCGACCTGACCTTCCGGGCCATGGACGCGGGGGCGCTGGAGATCCTCCCCAAGCCCCGGGACGGGGAACCCCTGGAGTCCTATGCCCAGGAACTGACGGCGAAGGTCCGACGGGCGGCCTCCGTCCGGGTCCTGCTTCCCGCGCCCCGACACAGGGCACCGAAACGCCTTCCTCCCCTCCGGAGCGAGGAGCTTCAGGTGGTGGCGGTAGGAGCCTCCACGGGGGGACCCCAGGCTCTCAAGGTCCTGTTGCCCCGGCTGCCCGCCGCCTTCCCCCTGCCCCTGCTGCTGGTGCAGCACATCACCCCGGGCTTCGAGGAGGGCTTCGCGGACTGGCTGGACCGCAGCGGCCCCCTGAGGGTGAGGCTGGCCCGACGAGGGGACGACCTGATCCCGGGGCAGGTCCTGGTGGCCCCTGCGGGAACCCACCTGGAGCTGGACCCGTCCTGCCGGGTGCTCCTCACCCAGGCCCCTCCGGAACACGGGGTGCGCCCCGCCGCCTCGGTGCTCTTCCGCTCCGTGACCCGACGGTTCGGAGGCGACGCGGCGGCGGTGCTCCTCTCCGGCATGGGCACCGACGGGGCCCAGGAGATGCGGCTCCTCCGGGATCGGGGAGGGACCACCTTCGCCCAGGACGCCCCCTCCTCCCTCATCTGGGGCATGCCCGGGGAGGCGGTGCGCCTGGCGGGGGCGGAACAGGTGCTCCCCCCGGAACGCATCGCCGCAGCCCTGGCCGCCCTGGCCCGAAGACCCGACGAAGACGACGCGCCGCCGCGCGAAGGAGGAACGAAACCATGA
- a CDS encoding ImmA/IrrE family metallo-endopeptidase, producing MTRRGALAARRFWTGGILTEIPVDLNGLFRSLGIRVYLHGSGGVDAACSRLAGRVTLSLNAQMPPPRRRFTAAHELGHLVLGHAPVLPGRPRLAWQEREADDFASELLMPAWALRRDSALLLPPGQRELVLARRFRVSRQAMGLRLARLGCLPSPKTEPPPDRSVEALFP from the coding sequence ATGACGCGCAGGGGAGCCCTGGCGGCGAGGCGGTTCTGGACGGGGGGCATCCTGACGGAGATCCCCGTGGACCTGAACGGGCTCTTCCGGTCCCTGGGGATTCGGGTGTACCTCCACGGCTCCGGGGGCGTGGACGCCGCCTGTTCCCGCCTCGCGGGGCGGGTGACCCTTTCCCTGAACGCCCAGATGCCCCCGCCCCGGAGGCGCTTTACCGCGGCCCACGAGCTGGGACATCTGGTGCTGGGACACGCCCCGGTCCTCCCGGGACGACCCCGGCTGGCCTGGCAGGAGCGGGAGGCGGACGACTTCGCCTCGGAGCTGCTCATGCCAGCCTGGGCCCTGCGTCGGGATTCCGCCCTCCTCCTGCCCCCCGGGCAGAGGGAGCTGGTCCTGGCCCGGCGCTTTCGGGTATCCCGGCAGGCCATGGGACTGCGCCTGGCTCGGCTGGGGTGCCTCCCCTCCCCGAAGACCGAGCCTCCCCCCGACCGCTCCGTGGAAGCCCTGTTCCCCTGA
- a CDS encoding helix-turn-helix domain-containing protein encodes MDSTGSRIREARKARGLEQKELAERMGISAAFLSRIERGERGCSLDLLRRASAVLGCPLAELAEETPRPERQALEDLLDLAVREHPEVALYLRHLSGKAGDLTEEERRFLADHLKLALGQADEALRRHRREDAL; translated from the coding sequence ATGGACTCCACGGGATCCCGCATCCGGGAGGCCCGCAAGGCTCGGGGCCTGGAACAGAAGGAGCTGGCGGAGCGGATGGGCATCTCCGCCGCCTTCCTGAGCCGCATCGAGCGGGGGGAGCGAGGCTGCTCCCTGGACCTGCTGCGCCGGGCCAGCGCCGTCCTGGGGTGTCCCCTGGCGGAGCTGGCGGAGGAGACGCCCCGGCCGGAGAGACAGGCCCTGGAGGACCTGTTGGACCTGGCGGTGCGGGAGCATCCGGAGGTGGCCCTCTATCTGCGCCATCTCTCCGGCAAGGCGGGGGACCTGACGGAGGAGGAGCGCCGCTTCCTGGCGGACCACCTGAAGCTGGCCCTGGGGCAGGCGGACGAGGCGCTGCGCCGCCACAGGCGGGAGGACGCCCTCTAG
- a CDS encoding ISL3 family transposase, translated as MRKARKSSGKEVTDLNQLFLGFLGLEEPWFIQSIEWDPLEGRVDLHVSFREGTRFPCPKCGGSHPVHDCLERTWRHLNLFQHKTYLHARVPRTECPEHGVHQIAVPWGEERSGFTLLFEAFVMELAPLLPVKEISRVLGETDTRLWRIIRRHVDRFLATQDLTGLRRVGVDETSYRRGHRYVTAFVDLDRGHAIWVTEGKGKAVLARFAAYLTSRGVAPSVITDFTLDMSEAFIQGIGENFPQARLTFDKFHVIKMMNEAVDQVRREERRGAEELTGSRYLWLYNPESLSPKQQAALTALLASKNTRKTQRAYALKLLLQEFYEKVPRWGTVWLKRWYWRASHSRLEPVKKLARTIKNHWEGVLNHIRTGIDNGILEGRNSLFKAASAKARGYRTSTYAALSYLLVNAKMQLRFPGPREAAHTG; from the coding sequence ATGCGCAAGGCGCGAAAGAGCAGCGGCAAGGAAGTGACGGACTTGAACCAGCTCTTCCTGGGTTTTCTGGGCCTGGAAGAGCCCTGGTTCATCCAGTCCATCGAATGGGATCCCCTGGAGGGACGGGTGGACCTGCACGTCTCCTTCCGGGAGGGCACCCGATTCCCCTGCCCGAAGTGCGGGGGTTCCCATCCGGTTCATGACTGCCTGGAGCGCACCTGGCGCCACCTGAACCTCTTCCAGCACAAGACCTACCTTCACGCCCGGGTCCCCCGAACGGAGTGTCCGGAACATGGAGTCCACCAGATCGCCGTCCCCTGGGGAGAGGAACGGAGCGGCTTCACCCTGCTCTTCGAAGCCTTCGTGATGGAACTGGCCCCCCTTCTTCCCGTGAAGGAGATCTCCCGCGTCCTGGGGGAGACGGACACCCGACTCTGGCGGATCATCCGCCGGCACGTGGACCGCTTCTTGGCCACCCAGGATCTTACGGGGCTGCGCAGGGTCGGGGTGGACGAAACCTCCTACCGCAGGGGGCACAGGTATGTCACCGCCTTCGTGGACCTGGACCGGGGACACGCCATCTGGGTCACGGAGGGGAAGGGCAAGGCCGTCCTGGCGCGGTTTGCGGCCTACCTGACCTCACGAGGTGTCGCCCCCTCCGTCATCACCGACTTCACCCTGGACATGTCCGAGGCCTTCATCCAGGGGATCGGGGAGAACTTTCCCCAGGCCCGCCTGACCTTCGACAAATTCCACGTCATCAAAATGATGAACGAAGCGGTGGACCAGGTCCGCCGAGAGGAACGCCGGGGTGCCGAGGAACTGACGGGAAGCCGCTACCTCTGGCTTTACAACCCCGAAAGTCTCTCGCCCAAGCAGCAAGCAGCCCTCACCGCCCTGCTTGCCTCAAAGAACACCCGCAAGACCCAAAGGGCCTACGCCCTGAAGCTCCTCCTGCAGGAGTTCTACGAGAAGGTCCCGCGCTGGGGGACCGTGTGGCTGAAACGCTGGTACTGGCGAGCCAGCCACAGCCGCCTGGAACCGGTCAAGAAGCTGGCCCGAACCATCAAGAATCACTGGGAGGGGGTCCTGAATCACATCCGAACCGGGATCGACAACGGCATCCTGGAGGGACGCAACAGCCTCTTCAAGGCCGCCTCGGCGAAAGCCCGAGGCTACCGCACCTCCACCTATGCGGCTCTGAGCTATTTACTGGTCAACGCTAAGATGCAACTGCGGTTTCCTGGGCCCCGGGAAGCAGCCCATACGGGATGA
- a CDS encoding YvrJ family protein, with amino-acid sequence MEELLKATGQTAFPVAVAAFLLVRMESRMEALTRAIGELQAILTRGCLLGGGPIREATGEAPPRSVRGEGG; translated from the coding sequence ATGGAGGAACTGCTGAAGGCGACGGGCCAGACGGCCTTTCCCGTGGCGGTGGCGGCCTTCCTGCTGGTTCGCATGGAAAGCCGCATGGAGGCCCTCACCCGGGCCATCGGAGAGCTTCAGGCCATCCTCACCCGGGGATGCCTGCTGGGAGGCGGACCGATCCGGGAAGCAACGGGAGAAGCTCCTCCCAGATCGGTGCGGGGGGAGGGGGGATGA
- a CDS encoding HepT-like ribonuclease domain-containing protein yields the protein MLHRKWAFRLQDMLHAAHKIGDYVEGLTFEGFLADEKTYDAVIRQLTILGEAASHVPDGCLFDDHSTPQWGDFRLLNTVET from the coding sequence ATGTTGCATAGAAAGTGGGCGTTCCGCCTTCAAGACATGCTTCATGCAGCGCATAAAATCGGGGACTATGTCGAGGGCTTGACCTTCGAGGGGTTTCTTGCGGACGAGAAGACCTACGATGCGGTCATCCGCCAACTCACAATTCTAGGTGAGGCGGCGTCCCATGTGCCGGATGGGTGCCTTTTCGACGATCATTCGACCCCGCAATGGGGGGATTTTAGATTACTGAATACAGTGGAGACATGA